CCGAACTCTTCGCTGATCAAGACCAACGCGCAGTTCTCCGCGATGCGCAAGGGCGCGCTCGACATCTCGCTGTATCCGATGCCCTATGCCGGCGGCGAATTGCCCGAGACCAATATCGGCCTGATGCCGGGCCTCGTCACCACTTACGACCAGGGCATGCGCTGGAAGAAGGAGCCGGTCGGCAAGGCACTCTCCGACTTCCTCGCCGACAAGGGCATCATCCTCTTGAGCTGGATCTGGCAGGCCGGCGGCGTCGCCAGCCGCTCCAAGCCGATCGTGGCGCCCGAAGATGCCAAGGGCATGAAGGTGCGCGGCGGCTCGCGCGAGATGGACATGGTGCTGCAGACCGCCGGCGCCTCGGTGCTGTCGGTACCCTCGAACGAAATCTATGCCGCGATGCAGACCGGCGCGTGCGATGCCGGCATCACCTCCTCCACCAGCCTGATCTCGTTCCGTCTCGAAGAGGTGGCGAAGTCGCTGACCTCGGGCGCGGGCGCGTCCTACTGGTTCATGCTGGAGCCGCTGATGATGTCGAAGGCGATCTTCGACAAGCTGCCGAAGAACCAGCAGGACATCGTGGTCGCTGTCGGCGAAGAGCTCGAGGCCTTCGGCCGCAAGGGCGCGCAGGATGACGACGTCGAGGTCGCCAAGGTCTACGAAAAGGCCGGTGCCAAGGTGAGCGCACTCGACGCGGCCACCGTGGGCAAATGGCGCGACATCGCGCGCGACACCGCGTGGAAGGATTACGGCGCCAAGACTGCGACCGCCGCAAACCTGCTCAAGCTCGCCTCCGACGTCGCTGCATGAGTCACGGCCCTCTGCCGGATCGTGACGATCAGGCGAATGCTGCCGCAAGGACCGGCCTTGCGGCGGCGCTTGATCGCGGCCTCGCCATCCTCAACCGCATCATCCTCGTGTTCGCGGCGCTTGCGCTGGTCGCGGCCTGCGCCATCCTGAGCTACAGCGTGCTCAGTCGCGCCTTGTTCAAGGCCGCAAATTACTGGCAGGACGAGGCGGCCGTGTTCCTGCTGGTCGGCGCGACCTTCATGACGGCGGCCTACGTGCAGCAGAACCGCGGCCATATCGGCATCGAGGCCTTCGTCGGGCTGCTGTCGCCGCTGGCGAACAGGATCCGGCTCTGGTTCGTCGACGCCGCGACGTTCCTGTTCTGCGCCTTCTTCACCTGGAAGTCGTGGACGCTGACGCATGAGGCCTATGTCGACGGCCAGGTCTCGAACTCGATGTGGTCGCCGCCGCTCGCCATTCCCTATTCCCTGATGGCGTTTGGCATGAGCCTGCTCTGCGTCCAGATCCTCGTGCAACTGGCGCTGCCTTTCGCAGGAGCCAAGCGGCCATGAGCGTCTTCGGGATCGGTATCGCTTACGGCGTCGCGACGCTGCTCGTGATGTTTTCGGGCATGCCGATCGCGTTCGCGCTCGGCGCGGTCGCGGTCGTGTTCATGGGCATCTACATGCCCTCGGCCTCGCTCGATACGGTGACGCAGAATGTCTACGAGGAAATGGCCTCGATCACGCTGCTGTCGATCCCGCTTTTCATCCTGAAGGGCGCGGCGATCGGCAAGTCGCGCGCCGGCCACGATCTCTATTCGGCGCTGCACGCCTGGCTGCACCGGGTGCCCGGCGGCCTCGGCGTCGCCAACGTGTTTGCCTGCGCGCTGTTCGCGGCGATGGCGGGCTCCTCGCCCGCGACTTGTGCTGCGATCGGGTCGGCCGGCATTCCCGAGATGCGCAAGCGCGGCTATTCCGGCGGTTTTGCCGCCGGCATCATTGCCGCCGGCGGCACGCTCGGCATTTTGCTGCCGCCTTCGATCACTATGATCCTGTTCGCGGTCGCCGCCGAGAAGTCGCTGGGCCGGCTGTTCCTGGCCGGCATCGGGCCCGGCCTGCTGCTGGTCTCGCTGTTCGGATTCTACGCCGTGTATCGTTTCCGCCGGGAATATGCGGCGGCGGAAGCGATCTACAAGAACGGCGGCCCGGAGGCTGCAATTCTTGCGCGCGACGAGTACACGCTCGCCGAACGCTTCAGCGTCCTGCCG
This genomic interval from Bradyrhizobium guangzhouense contains the following:
- a CDS encoding TRAP transporter small permease gives rise to the protein MSHGPLPDRDDQANAAARTGLAAALDRGLAILNRIILVFAALALVAACAILSYSVLSRALFKAANYWQDEAAVFLLVGATFMTAAYVQQNRGHIGIEAFVGLLSPLANRIRLWFVDAATFLFCAFFTWKSWTLTHEAYVDGQVSNSMWSPPLAIPYSLMAFGMSLLCVQILVQLALPFAGAKRP
- the dctP gene encoding TRAP transporter substrate-binding protein DctP produces the protein MFTRRHLLATAVAAPAILRFGIGTAHAATTLKISHQFPGGTIDKGDFRDRLCRMFAAEVGKRSNGDIAAEIYPNSSLIKTNAQFSAMRKGALDISLYPMPYAGGELPETNIGLMPGLVTTYDQGMRWKKEPVGKALSDFLADKGIILLSWIWQAGGVASRSKPIVAPEDAKGMKVRGGSREMDMVLQTAGASVLSVPSNEIYAAMQTGACDAGITSSTSLISFRLEEVAKSLTSGAGASYWFMLEPLMMSKAIFDKLPKNQQDIVVAVGEELEAFGRKGAQDDDVEVAKVYEKAGAKVSALDAATVGKWRDIARDTAWKDYGAKTATAANLLKLASDVAA
- a CDS encoding TRAP transporter large permease, whose amino-acid sequence is MSVFGIGIAYGVATLLVMFSGMPIAFALGAVAVVFMGIYMPSASLDTVTQNVYEEMASITLLSIPLFILKGAAIGKSRAGHDLYSALHAWLHRVPGGLGVANVFACALFAAMAGSSPATCAAIGSAGIPEMRKRGYSGGFAAGIIAAGGTLGILLPPSITMILFAVAAEKSLGRLFLAGIGPGLLLVSLFGFYAVYRFRREYAAAEAIYKNGGPEAAILARDEYTLAERFSVLPRVIPFVLLLTGVMAALYGGFATPSETAGLGGLLALGLIAAIYGVWRPEDLGPIMKSTIRESTMLMMIIGMSLLYSYVMSYLHISQSAAESVVAMHLPRWGLLFAILVMVVVLGFFLPPVSIILMTAPIILPPLRAANFDIIWFGVVMTIVMEMGLIHPPVGLNIFVIRNVAPDISLSEVIWGTLPFVLLMMGAVLLLCLVPEISTLLPDLVMGPDGSR